A genomic window from Leptolyngbya sp. BL0902 includes:
- a CDS encoding ribonuclease R family protein: MEFSIAALLASFGKDKTLTLKHLEKKLHCTTDTSQRDLQIAVDALERIGVLVKERGKYRRNSEDGVVEGKLRCSSKGFCFAIQDEEGAEDIYVRESHLNTAWNGDRVLVRVTKEGSGRRSPEGEVRLILERANASVLARVKQEAEDYRAVPLDDRLLFELSLLANGGNLNEAVDQLAHVEIVRYPLGQNPPQGRVAQILGSDAEAASDLDIVHCKHDLPRQFSDRVLAEAEALPTRLGKTALKDRLDLREALTLTIDGPNASVMDDALTLDRTEAGHWRLGVHISDITHYIPAHSAIDQEAARRGTSVYLGDTVIPMLPPPLSGSLGSLEVGKDRLTLSMLATLDDTGHVLEYEIRPSVVNVNYHVTYQEAQAVLERDNPDALSTLGVDAKALKKLAPIYDLLDNLLYLSQAIKRQRLHRGSFELNLPEYDFPADAEEPLAHYRSPKFQYDDEGLLGVMVVSAGVSSRPLVTECMLLANQLVAQHLVALGVPAIYRLHRAPDPNDVQELTKLAENMDIQLTLEAEDAPQPKDYQRFVEQFADSSAEKILTYLLLETIQPAFYSTHPSQHFGLGLAEGYTHFTSPSRRYADLVVHRILHAVFESGRDRRSTRSKDGVDLHHSACHGQISWNVLPPEIQHDLEDDLPRLAIHLTERERLAQEAESDLEGLKKAEFMRSHTGEVFHGLITGVQSYGFFVEIEELLVEGLVHVSSLKDDWYEYRARQQKLVGRKNRQQYRLGDKVDVQVKSVDYYRQQIDLVAVGGGSQMPDDEENPAYDEDAPETAGSDLSSDESE, translated from the coding sequence ATGGAATTTTCGATTGCGGCATTACTCGCGAGTTTTGGCAAAGACAAAACCCTTACCCTGAAACACCTCGAAAAGAAGCTCCACTGCACCACCGACACGAGTCAGCGAGACTTGCAGATTGCCGTAGACGCCCTAGAACGCATTGGGGTGTTGGTGAAAGAGCGGGGTAAATATCGGCGCAACTCTGAGGATGGCGTGGTGGAAGGCAAGCTGCGCTGTTCCAGCAAAGGCTTTTGCTTTGCCATCCAAGATGAGGAAGGGGCCGAAGATATCTACGTGCGGGAAAGCCACCTGAATACCGCCTGGAATGGTGATCGAGTGCTGGTGCGCGTGACCAAAGAAGGCAGCGGACGACGCAGCCCCGAAGGTGAAGTGCGGCTGATCTTAGAACGGGCGAATGCCTCGGTGTTGGCCCGCGTCAAGCAGGAAGCGGAAGACTACCGGGCGGTGCCCCTGGATGATCGGCTGCTGTTTGAACTGTCTTTGTTGGCCAATGGCGGCAATCTAAACGAGGCCGTCGATCAACTGGCCCACGTAGAAATTGTCCGCTATCCCCTCGGCCAAAACCCTCCCCAGGGGCGGGTGGCGCAAATTTTGGGCAGCGATGCTGAAGCGGCCTCCGACCTCGATATCGTCCACTGCAAGCACGACCTGCCCCGCCAGTTTTCTGATCGGGTGCTGGCGGAAGCCGAAGCCCTGCCCACCCGCCTAGGCAAAACGGCCCTCAAGGATCGTCTAGACCTGCGCGAGGCCCTCACCCTCACCATTGACGGCCCCAACGCCTCGGTGATGGACGATGCCCTCACCCTCGACAGAACCGAGGCGGGCCACTGGCGGCTGGGGGTTCACATCTCCGACATTACCCACTACATCCCGGCCCATTCCGCCATTGATCAAGAGGCGGCTAGGCGCGGTACCTCGGTGTATTTGGGCGATACGGTGATTCCTATGCTGCCGCCGCCGCTGTCGGGTAGCTTGGGTTCCCTGGAGGTTGGTAAGGATCGGCTCACCCTGTCGATGCTGGCCACCCTAGACGATACCGGGCATGTGCTGGAGTACGAAATTCGCCCCTCGGTGGTGAATGTGAACTATCACGTCACCTACCAAGAGGCCCAGGCTGTTCTAGAGCGGGATAACCCTGACGCGCTCAGCACCCTAGGGGTAGACGCGAAGGCCCTGAAAAAGCTCGCCCCCATCTACGATCTCCTAGACAATCTGCTCTACCTCAGCCAAGCCATCAAGCGGCAGCGGCTCCATCGCGGATCCTTCGAGCTCAACCTACCGGAGTACGACTTCCCCGCCGATGCCGAAGAACCCCTGGCCCACTACCGCTCTCCCAAGTTCCAGTACGACGACGAGGGCTTGCTGGGCGTCATGGTGGTGTCGGCAGGGGTGTCTTCCCGCCCCCTGGTGACGGAATGTATGCTGCTGGCGAATCAACTGGTGGCCCAACATCTGGTAGCCCTGGGCGTTCCAGCCATCTATCGACTGCACCGCGCCCCCGACCCCAACGACGTGCAGGAACTCACCAAGCTGGCGGAAAACATGGACATCCAGCTCACCCTAGAAGCCGAAGATGCGCCCCAGCCCAAGGATTATCAGCGGTTTGTGGAGCAGTTTGCCGACTCCAGCGCCGAGAAAATCCTCACCTACCTGCTGCTCGAAACCATCCAGCCCGCCTTCTATAGCACCCATCCCTCCCAGCACTTTGGCCTGGGCTTGGCCGAGGGCTACACCCATTTCACCTCCCCTTCCCGCCGCTATGCGGATTTGGTGGTGCATCGCATCCTCCATGCGGTGTTCGAGTCGGGCCGAGATCGTCGCTCCACCCGATCTAAGGACGGTGTGGATTTGCACCATAGCGCCTGCCACGGTCAAATTAGCTGGAATGTGCTGCCCCCCGAAATTCAACACGATCTAGAGGACGACCTACCCCGCCTTGCCATCCACCTGACCGAACGGGAACGGCTGGCCCAGGAGGCCGAATCTGACCTAGAGGGGCTGAAAAAGGCCGAATTTATGCGCTCCCACACGGGGGAAGTTTTCCACGGGCTGATTACGGGCGTTCAGTCCTACGGCTTCTTTGTGGAAATCGAAGAGCTGCTGGTGGAAGGGCTGGTGCATGTCAGCTCCCTCAAGGACGACTGGTATGAGTATCGCGCCCGTCAGCAAAAACTGGTGGGCCGTAAAAACCGCCAGCAATACCGCCTTGGCGACAAGGTAGATGTGCAGGTGAAGAGCGTCGATTACTATCGTCAGCAGATTGACCTAGTGGCCGTGGGTGGCGGCAGTCAAATGCCCGACGACGAAGAAAACCCCGCCTACGACGAGGACGCCCCTGAAACCGCTGGATCTGACCTTAGCAGCGACGAGAGCGAATAG
- the phoU gene encoding phosphate signaling complex protein PhoU encodes MQDSDPWLTPSTPVNTTPPLRSEFERQLLRVQRDLLRMGALVENSCVLARDALCDRNLEAAQRLRSQDKQVDRFYRQIEVDCMHLFTLPAPADADLRRVGAFIQMVRDLERIGDYAKDLGDVAIKLFPYPAHPLMGRVNTMLDRCRSMVAMSLLALSELDATAGLDIKQKDDAVDNDYEELYNLLAHQTNITGSIEPTVLLVLAIRYMERIADHATNVGKRVAYMITGERT; translated from the coding sequence GTGCAGGACTCGGATCCATGGTTGACGCCCTCAACCCCTGTAAACACGACGCCCCCCCTGCGCAGCGAGTTTGAGCGTCAGTTGCTCCGGGTACAGCGTGATCTATTACGCATGGGTGCCCTCGTGGAAAATTCCTGCGTGCTCGCGCGCGATGCCCTCTGTGATCGCAACCTGGAGGCGGCACAACGGTTGCGAAGTCAAGACAAACAGGTGGATCGGTTCTATCGCCAAATCGAAGTAGACTGCATGCACCTCTTCACCCTGCCTGCCCCCGCCGATGCTGATTTGCGCCGGGTGGGAGCCTTTATTCAGATGGTGCGCGACCTCGAACGCATTGGCGACTACGCCAAGGATTTGGGAGATGTGGCGATCAAGCTGTTTCCCTATCCTGCCCACCCCCTGATGGGCCGCGTGAACACCATGCTCGACCGCTGCCGATCCATGGTGGCCATGAGTCTGCTGGCCCTCTCGGAACTCGACGCCACCGCTGGCCTAGACATTAAGCAAAAAGATGACGCCGTAGACAACGACTACGAAGAGCTGTACAACCTCCTCGCCCACCAGACCAACATCACCGGATCCATTGAGCCGACGGTGCTGCTGGTGCTGGCCATTCGCTACATGGAACGCATCGCCGACCATGCCACCAACGTGGGCAAGCGAGTGGCCTACATGATTACTGGAGAGCGCACCTAG
- the psaM gene encoding photosystem I reaction center subunit XII produces MALSDTQVYIALALALIPGFLAFRLSTELYK; encoded by the coding sequence ATGGCGCTTTCTGATACCCAGGTTTACATCGCCCTGGCTCTGGCCCTAATCCCCGGCTTCCTGGCCTTCCGACTGTCCACCGAACTGTACAAATAG
- the pyk gene encoding pyruvate kinase has protein sequence MPLSTNHRRTKIVATIGPATQNADVLRALIEAGATTLRLNFSHGSHEDHQRSIRLIRQVSFELNQPVGILQDLQGPKIRLGKFEQGAIQLAKGDPFVLTSERILGTQERACVTYDKLAEEVPVGSTILLDDGKVEMKVEGVDINAQELHCRVVVGGLLTNNKGVNFPGVYLSIKALTDKDREDLMFGLNQGVDWVALSFVRNPQDVLEIKEIIAQAGKPVPVIVKIEKHEAIEQMEAILSLSDGVMVARGDLGVELPAEDVPILQKRLIATANALGIPVITATQMLDSMVSNPRPTRAEVSDVANAILDGTDAVMLSNETAVGKFPVEAVATMARVAVRTEQEGLDRRDLENSGAYSIPNAISQAVGRIASQLNAAAIMTLTKSGSTARNVSKYRPQTPILAITPHVNVARQLQLVWGVKPLLVLDLPSTTQTFQAAMGVAQEKHLLNDGDLVVLTAGTLQGVSGSTDLIKVDVVTAVLGRGVGIGEASVSGRARVAHSSLDINDFNEGEILIVPRTSADFVEAIRRSGGIITEDESLTGHAAVIGLRLGVPVIVGVKNATEIIRDGTILTLDTRRGLVYAGARSATHTGPSLGL, from the coding sequence ATGCCGCTGAGTACCAATCACCGCCGTACTAAAATTGTCGCCACCATCGGCCCTGCAACCCAGAATGCTGACGTGCTCCGTGCCCTGATTGAAGCCGGGGCCACCACCCTGCGGCTCAACTTTTCCCACGGTAGCCATGAAGACCACCAGCGCAGTATTCGTCTGATTCGCCAGGTGTCCTTTGAGTTGAACCAGCCCGTGGGCATTTTGCAAGACTTGCAGGGGCCGAAGATTCGCCTGGGCAAGTTCGAGCAGGGGGCGATTCAACTGGCGAAGGGCGATCCCTTTGTGCTCACCAGCGAGCGGATTTTGGGCACCCAAGAGCGGGCCTGCGTCACCTACGACAAGCTGGCGGAGGAAGTCCCCGTTGGCTCCACCATTCTGCTGGATGACGGCAAGGTGGAAATGAAGGTGGAGGGTGTGGATATCAATGCCCAGGAACTCCACTGCCGCGTGGTGGTGGGTGGTCTGCTGACCAACAACAAGGGGGTCAACTTCCCAGGGGTGTACTTGTCTATCAAGGCGCTGACCGACAAAGACCGGGAAGACCTGATGTTTGGCCTCAACCAGGGGGTGGACTGGGTGGCCCTCAGTTTTGTCCGCAACCCCCAGGATGTGCTGGAAATTAAGGAAATCATTGCCCAGGCCGGAAAGCCTGTGCCCGTGATCGTCAAAATTGAAAAGCACGAGGCCATCGAACAGATGGAGGCGATTCTGTCGCTGTCTGACGGGGTGATGGTGGCGCGGGGCGATTTGGGGGTGGAACTGCCCGCTGAAGATGTGCCGATTCTGCAAAAGCGGCTGATTGCCACCGCCAACGCCCTCGGCATTCCGGTGATTACCGCCACCCAAATGCTGGATAGCATGGTGTCTAACCCGCGCCCCACCCGCGCTGAGGTATCGGACGTGGCCAACGCCATTTTGGACGGCACCGATGCCGTGATGCTCTCCAACGAAACGGCGGTGGGCAAATTCCCCGTAGAAGCCGTGGCCACCATGGCGCGGGTGGCGGTGCGTACCGAACAGGAGGGGCTGGATCGTCGCGATTTGGAAAACAGCGGAGCCTACTCCATCCCCAACGCCATTAGCCAAGCCGTGGGGCGGATTGCCTCCCAGCTCAATGCGGCGGCGATTATGACCCTGACCAAAAGCGGATCCACCGCTCGCAACGTGTCGAAATATCGGCCTCAAACGCCGATTCTGGCCATTACGCCCCATGTGAATGTGGCTCGCCAACTGCAACTCGTGTGGGGCGTCAAGCCGCTGCTGGTGCTGGATTTGCCTTCCACCACCCAAACTTTCCAGGCAGCGATGGGGGTGGCCCAGGAGAAGCACCTGCTCAACGATGGCGATCTGGTGGTGCTAACGGCAGGTACCCTGCAAGGGGTGTCGGGCTCCACGGATTTGATCAAGGTGGATGTGGTGACAGCGGTGCTGGGCCGGGGCGTGGGCATCGGCGAAGCTTCCGTCAGCGGTCGGGCTAGGGTGGCCCACAGCAGCCTGGATATCAACGACTTTAATGAGGGCGAAATTTTGATTGTGCCCCGCACCAGTGCTGATTTCGTCGAAGCCATCCGCCGCTCTGGGGGCATCATCACCGAAGACGAGAGCCTGACGGGCCACGCGGCGGTGATCGGCCTACGCCTAGGAGTTCCGGTGATTGTAGGGGTGAAAAACGCCACGGAAATTATCCGCGACGGCACCATCCTCACCCTCGATACCCGCCGGGGCCTCGTGTACGCCGGAGCCCGCAGTGCTACTCACACTGGCCCTAGTTTGGGTCTGTAG
- the crtR gene encoding beta-carotene hydroxylase, with protein sequence MSAATEPLTIRKTVPPELLKTEGGLSPNTIMFLASVGLISVSTVGYFLWSWPSWCVFLMNVLSLHLSGTVIHDASHNSAHRNRIVNAVLGHGSALILGFSFPVFTRVHLQHHAHVNDPENDPDHFVSTGGPLWLIAARFFYHEIYFFKRQLWRNWELLEWFLGRLAVALLVFAAWKFDFLGYIFNFWFSPALVVGIALGLFFDYLPHRPFEERDRWKNARVYPGAVLNVLIMGQNYHLVHHLWPSVPWYKYKPTYEVMRPLLDEKGSPQSLGLLQVKDFFSFLYDLFLGIRFKRH encoded by the coding sequence ATGTCGGCGGCAACGGAGCCCCTGACGATACGAAAAACGGTGCCCCCTGAGTTGTTGAAAACTGAGGGCGGCTTAAGTCCGAATACCATAATGTTTCTGGCCTCCGTAGGCTTGATCAGCGTTTCCACTGTGGGCTACTTTCTGTGGAGTTGGCCCAGTTGGTGCGTGTTTTTGATGAATGTGCTGTCCCTCCACCTGTCCGGGACGGTCATTCACGATGCTTCTCATAATTCTGCCCATCGCAACCGTATCGTCAACGCCGTTCTCGGCCACGGTAGCGCCCTGATTTTGGGCTTTTCCTTTCCGGTGTTCACCCGCGTGCACCTACAGCACCACGCCCACGTGAACGATCCTGAAAACGATCCGGATCACTTCGTCTCCACCGGAGGGCCGCTGTGGCTGATTGCCGCCCGCTTCTTCTACCACGAGATTTACTTCTTCAAACGCCAACTCTGGCGCAACTGGGAGCTGCTGGAGTGGTTCTTGGGCCGCTTGGCCGTCGCCCTGCTGGTGTTTGCCGCCTGGAAGTTTGACTTCCTGGGCTACATCTTCAACTTTTGGTTCTCCCCGGCCTTGGTCGTCGGCATTGCCCTGGGCTTGTTTTTTGATTACCTGCCCCACCGCCCCTTCGAGGAACGGGATCGCTGGAAGAACGCCCGCGTTTATCCTGGTGCCGTCCTAAACGTGCTGATCATGGGCCAAAACTACCATCTGGTGCATCACCTGTGGCCCTCGGTGCCCTGGTACAAATACAAGCCCACCTACGAAGTCATGCGGCCTTTGCTGGACGAGAAGGGTTCACCTCAGTCCCTAGGGTTGCTGCAAGTAAAGGACTTCTTTAGCTTTCTCTACGACTTGTTTCTAGGGATTCGATTTAAGCGCCATTAA
- a CDS encoding mechanosensitive ion channel family protein produces MGLNHAKSRYPFSPLAFRGALPRQRWRLFWMAVALLGALLIGGTHAMPGKAHGVLAQTSAPPTYVAQTQNAQTTATEETAPAPETTASPSATPLAQGGAPPSRLVGNAIDGFPVVLDGRELFRVRVGLEGVSAEERAAILTQRIQAAVADSSIAPDDIRAETGETQSVVFAGDSVLFTVRPEDEAVYGRPHPELAAMAVDWIQQALIDYREARTLRRTATNLVAIVVSTLILVIFLRGLFFLCSKLSSRIQTQRESGILALRIRSIHLLGAGATSYLLQSIIQLVRMGVVLFALYLYVPFVLSQFPATEAIGDSLLRDIAERLSALAQGFVAYLPNLMMLGILALITYYVIEFAKQVIVELGRQDVYPWFYPEWVQPTVRLAMFFIVAIAFVIAGPFLPGFGSPAFQGVSLFIGALLTLGSSSAVANALAGIILIYTRAFRIGDLIRIDSIIGEVQDKSLFVTRVITPRKETVTIPNASVLNSNVTNFSAICREAGGYLVLQTTITLGYDLPWRKVHEVLIEAALATPNIQSNPAPFVLQTGLNDFNVSYTLSAYTAAPNQMPLIYSALHQNIQDYCNAADIEILSPGYTALRDGNHSTIPANYLPEDYIAPSFGVKQS; encoded by the coding sequence ATGGGCCTTAACCACGCGAAATCTCGATATCCGTTCAGTCCCTTGGCCTTCCGTGGGGCGCTACCTCGGCAGCGATGGCGGCTGTTTTGGATGGCGGTGGCGCTGCTGGGAGCGCTGCTGATCGGGGGCACCCATGCTATGCCGGGGAAAGCTCATGGGGTTCTGGCCCAGACTTCTGCTCCCCCCACTTACGTGGCCCAAACTCAAAACGCTCAAACAACCGCAACCGAGGAAACGGCCCCTGCTCCAGAGACAACCGCCAGCCCGTCAGCTACGCCATTGGCTCAGGGGGGGGCACCACCTAGCCGCCTCGTAGGCAATGCCATCGACGGCTTTCCGGTGGTGCTGGATGGCAGGGAGTTATTTCGGGTCAGGGTGGGCCTTGAGGGGGTCTCCGCCGAGGAACGGGCCGCTATCCTCACCCAGCGCATTCAGGCGGCTGTGGCGGACAGCAGCATTGCCCCCGACGACATTCGGGCGGAAACGGGGGAGACCCAGAGCGTTGTTTTTGCCGGGGATAGCGTGCTGTTTACCGTTCGCCCAGAGGACGAAGCTGTCTACGGTCGGCCTCACCCCGAACTGGCAGCGATGGCGGTGGACTGGATTCAGCAGGCTCTGATCGACTATCGGGAGGCCCGCACCCTCAGGCGGACGGCCACCAACTTAGTCGCTATCGTAGTCAGCACGTTAATTCTGGTTATTTTTCTGCGAGGGCTGTTTTTCCTCTGTTCTAAGCTGTCCAGCCGCATTCAGACCCAGCGGGAAAGCGGTATCCTCGCCCTGCGAATCCGGTCGATTCACCTGCTAGGGGCCGGAGCCACCAGCTACCTGCTCCAGAGCATCATCCAACTGGTGCGGATGGGGGTCGTGCTGTTTGCCCTCTACCTCTATGTGCCCTTTGTGCTCAGCCAGTTTCCAGCCACAGAGGCAATTGGCGACAGCCTGCTGCGAGACATTGCAGAACGCCTTAGTGCCCTGGCCCAGGGGTTTGTGGCCTATCTACCCAACCTGATGATGCTGGGGATTTTGGCCCTCATCACCTACTACGTGATCGAGTTTGCCAAGCAAGTGATTGTCGAACTAGGGCGGCAGGATGTCTACCCCTGGTTCTACCCCGAATGGGTGCAGCCCACCGTTCGCCTTGCCATGTTTTTTATTGTGGCCATCGCCTTTGTGATCGCTGGGCCGTTTTTGCCCGGATTTGGATCTCCAGCCTTTCAGGGGGTGTCGCTGTTTATCGGGGCCTTGCTGACCCTGGGGTCCTCCTCCGCCGTCGCCAACGCCCTGGCCGGAATTATTTTGATCTACACCCGCGCCTTTCGGATTGGCGATCTCATCCGCATTGACAGCATCATCGGCGAAGTGCAGGACAAATCCCTATTTGTCACCCGCGTCATCACGCCCAGAAAGGAAACCGTCACCATCCCCAATGCCTCGGTACTGAACAGCAACGTCACCAACTTCAGCGCCATCTGCCGCGAGGCCGGGGGCTATCTGGTGCTCCAAACTACCATCACCCTCGGCTACGATCTGCCCTGGCGCAAGGTTCACGAGGTGCTGATCGAAGCGGCCCTGGCCACCCCCAACATCCAATCCAACCCTGCCCCCTTCGTTCTGCAAACGGGCCTCAACGACTTCAACGTCAGCTACACCCTCAGCGCCTACACCGCCGCCCCAAACCAAATGCCCCTCATCTATTCGGCCCTACACCAAAACATCCAAGACTATTGCAACGCCGCCGATATCGAAATTCTCTCACCGGGCTACACCGCCCTGCGGGATGGCAACCACTCCACCATCCCCGCCAACTACCTGCCAGAGGACTATATTGCCCCGTCCTTTGGGGTCAAACAGTCCTAA